From Micromonospora nigra, one genomic window encodes:
- a CDS encoding helix-turn-helix domain-containing protein: MSGDELPIGRRVARWRVRRGMTQQVFADRLGKSKSWVDKVERGARRLDRYPTVQQIAEVLRVDPMVLLGQHRPPHQRDARTPDGVDGIRAALARYDREPGHPVPGVEVRRQVEYAWSSYQHAHYAQLVRAVPGLLAAVQGSSGREVLVPAYRITASVLVKLGAADLGWLAADRAMGAAGGDAVLAATAAVSVGQALRAQGRHRLALAATLAAASRLGTGPQEVAVHGTLLLQAALAAAGCGEQGRCAELTGRAAGLAARMRAGEDPQRTAFGPAAVELAQVVTAIEAGDAGAAVRGHSAVLRRDGWRRLPAEHRGAYLVDVARAYLQIGDLRGAARALVDADAIAPAEVRCRPVARTVIAEIAQRHPAPAGVARLASLVGLTR, from the coding sequence GTGAGCGGTGACGAGCTGCCGATCGGTCGGCGGGTGGCGCGCTGGCGGGTACGGCGGGGGATGACCCAACAGGTGTTCGCCGACCGGTTGGGCAAGTCGAAGAGCTGGGTGGACAAGGTGGAGCGGGGAGCCAGGCGGTTGGACCGGTATCCGACGGTCCAGCAGATCGCCGAGGTGCTGCGGGTCGACCCGATGGTGCTGCTCGGCCAGCACCGGCCGCCGCACCAGCGCGACGCCCGTACGCCGGACGGGGTGGACGGGATCCGGGCCGCGCTGGCCCGCTACGACCGTGAGCCCGGCCACCCGGTGCCGGGCGTCGAGGTGCGGCGGCAGGTCGAGTACGCCTGGTCGAGCTACCAGCACGCGCACTACGCGCAGCTGGTGCGGGCGGTGCCGGGGCTGCTGGCCGCCGTGCAGGGCTCGTCGGGGCGGGAGGTGCTGGTGCCGGCGTACCGGATCACCGCGTCGGTGCTGGTGAAGCTCGGCGCGGCCGACCTGGGCTGGCTGGCCGCCGACCGGGCGATGGGTGCGGCGGGCGGCGACGCGGTGCTGGCCGCCACGGCGGCGGTGTCGGTCGGGCAGGCGCTGCGGGCGCAGGGCCGGCACCGGCTGGCCCTGGCCGCGACGCTCGCCGCCGCGAGCCGCCTCGGCACCGGCCCGCAGGAGGTGGCCGTGCACGGGACGCTGCTGCTCCAGGCCGCGCTGGCCGCCGCCGGCTGCGGCGAGCAGGGCCGGTGTGCCGAGCTGACCGGGCGGGCCGCTGGGCTCGCCGCCCGGATGCGGGCGGGGGAGGATCCGCAGCGGACCGCATTCGGGCCGGCCGCTGTCGAGTTGGCGCAGGTGGTGACGGCGATCGAGGCAGGGGACGCGGGGGCGGCGGTGCGCGGGCACTCGGCGGTGCTGCGGCGCGACGGGTGGCGGCGGCTGCCGGCCGAGCACCGGGGCGCGTACCTGGTGGACGTGGCGCGGGCGTACCTCCAGATCGGTGACCTGCGGGGCGCGGCGCGGGCGCTGGTCGACGCCGATGCCATCGCGCCGGCCGAGGTCCGGTGCCGGCCTGTCGCCCGTACGGTGATCGCCGAGATCGCCCAGCGCCACCCGGCACCGGCCGGCGTGGCCCGCCTGGCGTCGCTGGTCGGCCTCACCCGGTGA
- a CDS encoding acyl-CoA dehydrogenase family protein has product MTAAGPEVVTVNVALETVWDAVNDVALWPSPLDDASTVHLLRQTRDSRELEISVGTGTWVLRQTLDPGPRTTDPAARTTTFGVRDAAASTAGWQRLVLRAVPGGTELRSETEGDPPPLTLPVARLAEQLRDVPAPAPVDDPRAAARGLADQIAASAARHCRAHTLSGGLVAQLRAAGLYTMGLPRSLGGRQSDFRTIVDVVEELSRADGATGWHVLTGNTNAFLAWLDPAVAKGLLAGAPSPALAGSTAPNGRGTRREDGGFRVSGRWPLCSGSTHAGVLMAGFLVDGDPPGPGPLPPARVGFFPAEAATLLGTWRPMGLEATGSHDLELAGLDIPAEATAAPHVEPARHDGELYRLTPYNILMVLLAGFPLGIMRRAVDDATALARTKFRAGSRSPMIDDPETVSTLLDAESALRAARALVHETFDEAWQALAAGDQLSDRQRAAIAMAAGHALRRGREVATAMLRLGGTGALNLDHPLQRCLRDVHAAGQHVGFGDDLRQRVGRTFLGLETSPALHQV; this is encoded by the coding sequence TTGACCGCAGCCGGCCCGGAGGTCGTCACCGTCAACGTCGCGCTGGAGACCGTCTGGGACGCGGTGAACGACGTCGCGTTGTGGCCCTCGCCGCTCGACGACGCCTCCACCGTCCACCTGCTGCGCCAGACGCGGGACAGTCGCGAGCTGGAGATCTCCGTCGGCACCGGGACCTGGGTGCTGCGACAGACCCTCGACCCGGGGCCCCGTACGACCGACCCGGCGGCCCGCACGACCACCTTCGGCGTTCGCGACGCCGCCGCGTCGACCGCCGGGTGGCAGCGGCTCGTGCTGCGGGCGGTGCCGGGTGGCACGGAGTTGCGCTCGGAGACCGAGGGTGACCCGCCCCCGTTGACGCTGCCGGTTGCCCGGCTGGCCGAACAACTGCGCGATGTGCCAGCCCCGGCACCGGTCGACGACCCCCGCGCGGCCGCTCGGGGCCTCGCCGACCAGATCGCCGCCTCGGCCGCCCGCCACTGCCGTGCCCACACCCTCTCCGGGGGGCTCGTCGCGCAGTTGCGCGCGGCCGGCCTCTACACGATGGGGCTGCCGCGCTCACTGGGTGGCAGGCAGTCCGACTTCCGCACCATCGTGGACGTGGTGGAGGAGCTGAGCCGCGCCGACGGGGCCACCGGGTGGCACGTCCTCACGGGCAACACCAACGCCTTCCTGGCCTGGTTGGATCCGGCGGTCGCCAAAGGGCTCCTGGCCGGCGCCCCGTCTCCCGCCCTCGCCGGCTCCACCGCCCCGAACGGTCGGGGCACCCGCAGGGAGGACGGCGGGTTCCGGGTGAGCGGTCGGTGGCCGCTCTGCTCCGGGAGTACCCATGCGGGTGTGCTGATGGCCGGTTTCCTCGTGGACGGTGACCCGCCCGGGCCGGGACCGCTGCCGCCGGCCCGGGTCGGGTTCTTCCCGGCCGAGGCGGCCACCCTGCTCGGCACCTGGCGTCCGATGGGCCTGGAGGCCACGGGCAGCCACGACCTCGAACTGGCCGGGCTCGACATCCCGGCGGAGGCCACGGCGGCCCCGCACGTCGAACCGGCACGCCACGACGGCGAACTCTACCGACTGACGCCGTACAACATCCTCATGGTGCTGCTCGCCGGCTTCCCCCTCGGGATCATGCGGCGGGCCGTCGACGACGCCACCGCCCTGGCCCGTACGAAGTTCCGCGCGGGCAGCCGCAGCCCCATGATCGACGATCCGGAGACGGTGTCGACGCTGCTCGACGCCGAGTCGGCGTTGCGCGCCGCGCGGGCCCTGGTCCACGAGACGTTCGACGAGGCGTGGCAGGCCCTGGCCGCGGGTGACCAGCTGTCCGACCGGCAACGGGCGGCCATCGCCATGGCCGCTGGCCACGCCCTGCGCCGTGGGCGGGAGGTGGCCACCGCCATGCTCCGCCTCGGCGGGACCGGGGCGTTGAATCTGGACCACCCGTTGCAGCGCTGCCTGCGTGACGTGCACGCCGCGGGCCAGCACGTCGGCTTCGGCGACGACCTGCGGCAGCGCGTCGGCCGGACCTTCCTGGGCCTGGAGACGTCTCCCGCGCTCCACCAGGTGTGA
- a CDS encoding alpha/beta fold hydrolase, translated as MRLRVPRIRHRRRWIIGGAALLAALAVAAGFALHRPSPVGYFVSAQAQDRFLLAYRRAMAELPEPDRSLDIRTSYGVVRVYHFAGASPGSAPLLLLPGRAAPSPVWADNLPSLLRLRDVYTVDLLGEPGMSVQQRPIESAQDQARWLHEVVRALPVERLHLVGLSIGGWTAMNLAARRPEKIASVILLEPVLVFTDLAWQAVVRSIPASLPWLPRSWRDDFASWTANDAPVEDVPVADMIEAGMQAYVLKLPTPDRLGDEQLAGVRMPVLTLLAGKSRMHDSVAGADRARRVLPDGTVKVYPDASHAINGEHPEEIAADIATHLATVT; from the coding sequence ATGCGACTCCGCGTACCCCGCATCAGGCACCGCCGTCGATGGATCATCGGCGGTGCGGCGCTGCTCGCCGCCCTGGCGGTCGCCGCCGGATTCGCGCTGCACCGCCCCTCCCCGGTCGGTTACTTCGTCTCGGCCCAGGCACAGGACCGGTTCCTTCTTGCGTACCGGCGGGCGATGGCCGAGCTGCCCGAGCCGGACCGCTCGCTCGACATCCGAACCAGCTACGGGGTGGTGCGGGTCTACCACTTCGCCGGTGCCTCCCCCGGTTCGGCTCCGCTGCTGTTGCTGCCCGGCCGGGCCGCCCCGTCGCCGGTGTGGGCCGACAACCTGCCCTCGCTGTTGCGCCTGCGCGACGTGTACACCGTCGATCTGCTCGGCGAGCCCGGCATGAGCGTCCAGCAGCGCCCGATCGAATCCGCGCAGGATCAGGCCCGGTGGCTGCACGAGGTGGTGCGGGCCCTGCCGGTCGAACGGCTGCACCTGGTCGGCCTGTCGATCGGCGGCTGGACCGCCATGAACCTCGCGGCCCGTCGGCCGGAGAAGATCGCCAGCGTGATCCTGCTGGAGCCGGTGCTGGTCTTCACCGACCTGGCCTGGCAGGCGGTCGTCCGGTCGATCCCGGCCAGCCTGCCCTGGCTCCCCCGCTCGTGGCGGGACGACTTCGCCAGTTGGACGGCGAACGACGCGCCGGTCGAGGACGTCCCGGTCGCCGACATGATCGAGGCCGGCATGCAGGCGTACGTGCTCAAGCTGCCCACCCCGGACCGGCTCGGCGACGAGCAGCTCGCCGGCGTCCGGATGCCGGTGCTCACGCTGTTGGCGGGAAAGTCCCGGATGCACGACTCCGTAGCCGGGGCCGATCGTGCCCGACGCGTCCTACCGGACGGCACGGTGAAGGTGTATCCGGACGCCTCACACGCGATCAACGGCGAACACCCGGAGGAGATCGCCGCCGACATCGCCACCCACCTGGCGACGGTGACCTGA
- a CDS encoding TetR/AcrR family transcriptional regulator, with amino-acid sequence MTPEAVTRKGRPDRPLTITEQARRAQLVRVTIDLVARHGHAGTSLARIAEAADLSKAAVLYHFPSKDAVVRAAYATVIEALTTAVGAAVAQRDGAAALEAYVRSLVGHLRTHPDHARMIIEAISGEAGGDDGPRATSRQRSVADLIEAARSAGDYREQTDPDLLAVLLNGAIDAIVAEQLARPEFDSARAADELVDLVNRAYRNPPR; translated from the coding sequence ATGACGCCGGAAGCCGTTACCCGCAAGGGCCGTCCCGACCGGCCGCTGACCATCACCGAGCAGGCCCGCCGCGCCCAGCTCGTCCGGGTGACCATCGACCTGGTCGCCCGGCACGGTCACGCCGGCACCTCCCTGGCCCGCATCGCCGAGGCGGCCGACCTGTCCAAGGCCGCCGTCCTCTACCACTTCCCGTCGAAGGACGCCGTGGTGCGGGCCGCCTACGCGACGGTCATCGAGGCGCTCACCACGGCTGTCGGTGCGGCCGTCGCACAGCGGGACGGGGCCGCCGCGCTGGAGGCGTACGTCCGGTCGCTCGTCGGCCACCTGCGGACACATCCCGACCACGCCCGGATGATCATCGAGGCGATCTCCGGGGAGGCCGGCGGCGACGACGGACCCCGCGCGACCTCGCGACAACGCAGCGTCGCGGACCTGATCGAGGCCGCCCGCTCCGCCGGGGACTACCGCGAGCAGACCGACCCCGACCTGCTCGCCGTCCTGCTCAACGGCGCGATCGACGCCATCGTCGCCGAGCAGCTCGCCAGGCCCGAGTTCGACAGCGCCCGCGCCGCCGACGAACTCGTCGACCTGGTGAACCGGGCGTATCGAAACCCGCCCCGCTGA
- a CDS encoding acyl-CoA dehydrogenase family protein, translating into MTQATTFDRVPDTTDAQEPALLAAARALAPEIEERATELESEGTLPVDLVTRIRDAGLFSMALPPALGGPGADLRTIVSVVEEISRANGSAGWTVLIGQGSGFLGWVDPDVGRQIVEAVPHPVMAGSLAPTGWGTVADPDSYVLSGRWSFNSGCWHADFVQVAFFVRDGDGPRLGPSGQPVMRFALLPAREAEILTTWDTMGLRGTGSDDLLISDAVVRHDWTLDPIFEPARHDGPLYRLSHFSYLMTLMAGFPLGVARRALDEFRDLAERESPPGTRHPLAHDPMVQARLLRATTALRAARLLVFDALDQVWDEARGGAVEPRTRACLAAAVQHAQRTAEEVVQWAFQTCGEPALYASHPLQRCWRDITAAGQHIAFGADTERRTSRTVFGLEREQLHLV; encoded by the coding sequence ATGACGCAGGCGACGACCTTCGACCGCGTGCCGGACACGACCGACGCGCAGGAGCCCGCGCTGTTGGCGGCGGCCCGTGCGTTGGCTCCGGAGATCGAGGAGCGGGCCACCGAGTTGGAGTCCGAGGGGACCCTGCCGGTGGACCTGGTGACCCGGATCCGCGACGCCGGGCTCTTCTCGATGGCGCTTCCGCCTGCGCTCGGGGGACCTGGGGCGGACCTGCGCACCATCGTGTCCGTGGTCGAAGAGATCTCCCGTGCGAACGGTTCGGCCGGTTGGACCGTCCTCATCGGGCAGGGTTCGGGCTTTCTGGGGTGGGTCGACCCGGACGTGGGTCGGCAGATCGTCGAGGCCGTGCCCCATCCCGTGATGGCGGGCTCGCTGGCACCCACCGGATGGGGCACGGTCGCCGACCCGGACTCCTACGTCCTGTCGGGCCGGTGGTCGTTCAACTCGGGCTGCTGGCACGCGGACTTCGTCCAGGTGGCGTTCTTCGTTCGGGACGGGGATGGTCCGCGGCTCGGGCCCTCCGGTCAGCCGGTCATGCGCTTCGCCCTGCTTCCGGCGCGGGAGGCGGAGATCCTCACCACCTGGGACACGATGGGGCTGCGCGGCACCGGCAGCGACGATCTCCTCATCAGCGACGCCGTGGTGCGGCACGACTGGACCCTCGACCCGATCTTCGAGCCGGCGCGGCACGACGGCCCGCTGTACCGGCTCTCACACTTCAGCTATCTGATGACGCTGATGGCAGGCTTCCCCCTCGGCGTCGCCCGGCGTGCGCTCGACGAGTTCCGCGATCTCGCCGAACGGGAGTCCCCGCCGGGCACCCGGCACCCCCTGGCGCACGACCCGATGGTCCAGGCCCGGCTGCTGCGGGCGACCACCGCACTGCGCGCGGCTCGCCTGCTGGTCTTCGACGCGCTGGACCAGGTGTGGGACGAGGCCCGGGGCGGTGCGGTCGAGCCGCGGACGCGGGCCTGCCTGGCCGCCGCCGTGCAGCACGCGCAGCGGACGGCGGAGGAGGTGGTGCAGTGGGCGTTCCAGACCTGTGGCGAGCCGGCCCTGTACGCCTCCCACCCGCTGCAACGCTGCTGGCGGGACATCACTGCGGCCGGCCAGCACATCGCGTTCGGTGCCGACACCGAACGGCGTACCTCCCGCACCGTGTTCGGCCTGGAACGGGAGCAGTTGCACCTCGTCTGA
- the argG gene encoding argininosuccinate synthase, with the protein MSKVLTSLPTGERVGIAFSGGLDTSVAVAWMRDKGAVPCAYTADIGQYDEPDIGSVPGRALRYGAEVARLVDCRAALVEEGLAALTCGAFHIRSGGRAYFNTTPLGRAVTGTLLVRAMIEDDVQIWGDGSTFKGNDIERFYRYGLLANPQLRIYKPWLDTDFVTELGGRREMSHWLLDRGLPYRDSTEKAYSTDANIWGATHEAKTLEHLDTGIETVTPIMGVRFWDLSVEIPTEDVTIGFDQGRPVTINGKEFASAVDLVLEANAIGGRHGLGMSDQIENRIIEAKSRGIYEAPGMALLHAAYERLVNAIHNEDTLANYHSEGRRLGRLMYEGRWLDPQALMLRESLQRWVGTAVTGEVTLRLRRGEDYSILDTTGPAFSYHPDKLSMERTEDSAFGPSDRIGQLTMRNLDIADSRAKLEQYATLGMVGGAPQRMVGAAQAASTGLIGAMPHGGAEAIASRGVPSPEDEALDRAAMEFGVD; encoded by the coding sequence GTGTCCAAGGTTCTCACCTCCCTGCCCACCGGTGAACGGGTCGGCATCGCCTTCTCTGGCGGTCTCGACACCTCCGTCGCGGTCGCGTGGATGCGCGACAAGGGTGCCGTCCCCTGCGCCTACACCGCCGACATCGGCCAGTACGACGAGCCCGACATCGGCTCGGTGCCCGGTCGCGCGCTGCGCTACGGCGCCGAGGTCGCCCGTCTGGTCGACTGCCGTGCCGCCCTGGTCGAGGAGGGATTGGCGGCGCTGACCTGTGGCGCCTTCCACATCCGCTCGGGCGGCCGGGCCTACTTCAACACCACGCCGCTGGGCCGGGCCGTCACCGGGACGCTGCTGGTGCGGGCGATGATCGAGGACGACGTCCAGATCTGGGGCGACGGCTCGACCTTCAAGGGCAACGACATCGAGCGGTTCTACCGGTACGGCCTGCTGGCCAACCCGCAGCTGCGCATCTACAAGCCGTGGCTCGACACCGACTTCGTCACCGAACTGGGTGGGCGCAGGGAGATGTCGCACTGGCTGCTCGACCGGGGCCTGCCCTACCGGGACAGCACCGAGAAGGCCTACTCCACCGACGCCAACATCTGGGGTGCCACCCACGAGGCGAAGACCCTCGAACACCTCGACACCGGCATCGAGACGGTCACCCCGATCATGGGGGTCCGATTCTGGGACCTGTCGGTGGAGATCCCGACCGAGGACGTCACGATCGGCTTCGACCAGGGCCGCCCGGTGACGATCAACGGCAAGGAGTTCGCCAGCGCGGTCGACCTGGTGCTGGAGGCCAACGCCATCGGCGGCCGGCACGGGCTGGGCATGTCCGACCAGATCGAGAACCGGATCATCGAGGCCAAGAGCCGGGGGATCTACGAGGCGCCCGGCATGGCGCTGCTGCACGCCGCGTACGAGCGGTTGGTCAACGCCATCCACAACGAGGACACCCTGGCCAACTACCACAGTGAGGGCCGCCGCCTCGGCCGGCTCATGTACGAGGGGCGCTGGCTGGACCCGCAGGCGCTGATGCTGCGCGAGTCGCTGCAACGCTGGGTCGGTACGGCGGTCACCGGCGAGGTGACGCTGCGGCTGCGCCGGGGTGAGGACTACTCCATCCTGGACACCACCGGCCCGGCCTTCAGCTACCACCCGGACAAGCTGTCCATGGAGCGCACCGAGGATTCGGCGTTCGGCCCGTCGGACCGGATCGGCCAGCTCACGATGCGCAACCTCGACATCGCCGACTCGCGGGCGAAGCTGGAGCAGTACGCCACCCTCGGCATGGTCGGCGGTGCGCCGCAGCGGATGGTCGGCGCCGCCCAGGCGGCCTCGACCGGGCTGATCGGCGCGATGCCGCACGGCGGTGCGGAGGCCATCGCCTCCCGGGGCGTCCCCTCACCCGAGGACGAGGCGCTCGACCGCGCCGCGATGGAGTTCGGCGTCGACTGA
- a CDS encoding NUDIX domain-containing protein produces MTWTEPAIWYANLPAFYAAAAAFITDPTGNVLLVKPTYRNHWSFPGGYVDEGEFPHAACVREVQEELGIGVVVKDLLVVDWALPAEERPRALVHFTFDCGTVTNLESSTLCRQEIQDLAFFPPRLAEQRLPGNVAPRVSAAIQARARTTSVYLAGGSAIQ; encoded by the coding sequence GTGACCTGGACGGAGCCCGCCATCTGGTACGCCAACCTGCCCGCCTTCTACGCGGCGGCAGCCGCTTTCATCACCGACCCGACCGGCAACGTGCTCCTCGTCAAACCCACTTACCGCAACCACTGGTCCTTTCCAGGCGGCTACGTTGATGAAGGCGAGTTTCCGCACGCCGCCTGCGTCCGGGAGGTTCAGGAAGAGTTGGGTATCGGTGTCGTGGTGAAAGACCTGCTCGTCGTGGACTGGGCGCTTCCGGCAGAGGAGCGGCCACGCGCACTTGTCCACTTCACCTTCGACTGCGGCACCGTCACCAACCTCGAAAGCTCCACCCTGTGTCGACAAGAGATCCAGGATCTCGCCTTCTTCCCGCCCCGCCTCGCCGAGCAGCGGTTACCCGGCAACGTCGCCCCACGTGTCAGCGCGGCGATCCAGGCCAGAGCCCGGACCACGTCGGTGTACCTTGCCGGCGGCTCGGCCATCCAGTGA